One Vallitalea pronyensis genomic region harbors:
- a CDS encoding transglutaminase-like domain-containing protein: MMQLEKNLVYYSEQGLVSSPGEYVTLLGELPVHIKQLCESIHQLVLIDFLPNMGFVNVPSIHLEDVQIRDIKNRLKKIVDRDDSSILAKRSFEKITLGNCRDLCLMLCSVLRHHHIPARLRSGFGTFFVPQKYHDHWVCEYWSQSENRWMRVDPWMSQIHYRKELLPPQLSEGLLQLDLNPYDVQKEYFITGAEAWINCREKGHDSNNYGTYEPHLKGLWFVRDNMIRDLLCLNKIEPLAWDCWGAMGRENSSIDEDELTLLDDIAAYLVKPNLTPASLSKKLAGLKIHDAVLKSLA, from the coding sequence ATGATGCAATTAGAAAAAAATTTAGTGTATTATAGTGAACAGGGATTGGTATCATCACCAGGTGAATATGTAACCTTATTAGGAGAGCTGCCAGTCCATATAAAACAGTTATGTGAGTCTATTCACCAATTAGTGTTAATTGATTTTTTACCCAATATGGGGTTCGTCAACGTACCTTCCATACACCTAGAAGACGTTCAGATAAGAGACATAAAAAACAGACTAAAAAAGATAGTAGATAGAGACGATTCAAGTATCTTAGCCAAAAGAAGTTTTGAGAAAATAACATTAGGTAATTGCAGAGATTTATGTCTGATGCTATGTTCCGTGTTAAGGCATCATCATATACCAGCAAGATTGCGGTCAGGATTTGGTACTTTTTTTGTACCCCAGAAATACCATGATCACTGGGTTTGTGAATATTGGTCACAATCAGAGAACCGTTGGATGAGGGTTGACCCATGGATGAGCCAGATCCATTATAGGAAGGAGCTATTACCGCCTCAATTAAGTGAGGGACTGCTTCAGCTTGACTTGAACCCCTATGATGTACAAAAAGAGTACTTTATAACAGGAGCAGAAGCTTGGATAAATTGTAGGGAAAAGGGACATGATTCAAATAACTATGGTACGTATGAACCTCACTTAAAAGGTTTATGGTTTGTACGTGATAATATGATAAGAGATTTATTATGCTTAAACAAAATTGAGCCCTTGGCTTGGGACTGTTGGGGTGCAATGGGTAGAGAAAACAGCAGTATAGACGAAGATGAGCTCACATTACTCGATGATATTGCAGCATACTTAGTTAAACCCAACCTTACACCAGCTTCCTTATCTAAGAAATTAGCAGGACTAAAAATACATGATGCTGTTCTGAAATCATTGGCGTAA
- a CDS encoding methylated-DNA--[protein]-cysteine S-methyltransferase, with protein sequence MYYTRFNTRFCEIILVGDEEGLTHLHLNTGEGKRTFDISEAWVRDDAFFASVVQQIEAYFKGEQKDFDIKLNPKGTAYQKKVWQALREIPFGEVWTYKDVAAHIGNDKASRAVGLANSKNPIPLIVPCHRVIGSNGKLTGFAHGLNIKEKLIHFEASH encoded by the coding sequence ATGTACTATACCCGATTTAATACGCGATTTTGTGAGATTATTTTGGTGGGTGATGAAGAAGGATTGACCCATCTGCATCTCAATACAGGTGAAGGGAAACGGACTTTTGATATCAGTGAAGCATGGGTTAGAGATGATGCATTTTTTGCTTCAGTCGTTCAGCAAATTGAAGCTTATTTCAAAGGTGAGCAAAAGGATTTTGATATTAAGCTGAATCCCAAAGGAACAGCTTATCAAAAGAAGGTTTGGCAAGCCCTAAGAGAAATACCGTTTGGTGAAGTATGGACCTATAAAGATGTAGCTGCACATATTGGTAATGACAAAGCTTCAAGAGCAGTGGGTTTGGCCAATAGTAAGAACCCCATACCCTTAATTGTACCATGTCATCGTGTCATTGGTTCTAATGGCAAGTTAACAGGATTTGCACATGGGTTAAACATAAAAGAAAAATTAATTCATTTTGAAGCATCTCATTAG
- a CDS encoding AlkA N-terminal domain-containing protein, whose amino-acid sequence MALHQHPYKTARENKDKCYDGKFFFGVKTTGIFCRPSCPSPIAKEKNVQYFDTVFDALESGFRPCLRCRPDIHVDYYNGNVDGTSIVHAALHKIYEGYLNNHSISDLAKEFYVSDRHLRKLFVENIGLPPVKIATYHKALFAKKLLIYSSLPITAIAYASGFGSTRQFNDVFKNIFGGTPTMIRKGIKREDEAGNTTMMLAYEEPFDFEGILAFMGFRAIKGVEVITPSSYSRTFRRDGSEGYFTVTNNREQSALALTIVSDDIRCYMSIYNQVRKMFDLDTDFTAINAQFTQDDILSQGMERGHVPRLPTAFDPFEHTIRAILGQQITVKAATTLAGRIVERGNIKASTDLPEGLRYHFPSPEELMVLDLDGIGITKTRQRTIENVVSAIVNKEVSLTANQPFDTFYKSFSAIKGVGDWTVNYVAMRGMGMVDSFPAKDLGIIKALTVEDKKPTLKEILSKAEKWRPYRAYAALCLWKYASRKE is encoded by the coding sequence ATGGCATTGCATCAGCATCCATATAAAACAGCTCGTGAAAATAAGGATAAATGTTACGATGGAAAATTCTTTTTTGGTGTGAAGACAACAGGTATCTTTTGTCGACCATCCTGTCCTTCACCCATTGCCAAAGAAAAAAATGTACAATACTTTGATACCGTCTTTGATGCATTAGAGAGTGGTTTTCGGCCTTGTTTAAGGTGTCGGCCGGACATCCATGTGGATTATTATAATGGGAATGTGGATGGCACATCTATTGTTCATGCTGCACTTCATAAAATATATGAAGGTTATCTTAATAATCATTCTATTAGTGACTTAGCTAAAGAATTCTACGTATCCGATAGGCATTTGCGTAAGCTTTTCGTGGAAAATATAGGGCTGCCACCTGTTAAAATAGCCACATACCATAAAGCTCTGTTTGCAAAAAAGCTTTTAATCTATTCCAGCTTACCCATAACGGCCATTGCCTATGCGTCCGGATTTGGTTCAACACGACAATTTAATGATGTATTTAAGAACATATTTGGAGGAACACCTACCATGATTAGAAAAGGCATTAAGCGAGAGGATGAAGCTGGTAACACCACCATGATGTTAGCTTATGAAGAACCTTTTGATTTTGAAGGTATACTGGCATTTATGGGATTTCGAGCCATAAAAGGTGTTGAGGTCATTACACCATCTAGCTATAGCCGAACATTTAGAAGGGATGGCTCAGAAGGTTATTTTACAGTGACGAATAATAGAGAGCAATCAGCACTGGCATTAACAATTGTAAGTGATGACATTAGATGTTACATGTCCATCTACAACCAAGTAAGAAAAATGTTTGATTTAGATACCGATTTTACTGCTATTAACGCACAATTTACCCAAGATGACATCTTATCACAGGGTATGGAACGGGGACATGTTCCACGATTACCCACAGCATTCGATCCATTTGAACACACCATTCGTGCCATATTAGGCCAACAAATAACCGTAAAAGCAGCCACAACTCTAGCTGGAAGAATTGTGGAAAGGGGCAACATAAAAGCCTCAACTGATTTGCCAGAAGGATTAAGGTATCATTTTCCCAGTCCTGAAGAATTGATGGTCCTTGATCTAGACGGCATTGGCATTACGAAGACAAGGCAGCGTACCATTGAAAATGTCGTAAGTGCCATTGTGAACAAAGAGGTGAGTCTTACCGCTAATCAACCATTTGATACTTTTTACAAGTCTTTTTCAGCTATAAAAGGTGTAGGAGATTGGACGGTTAATTATGTAGCCATGCGAGGTATGGGGATGGTCGATTCATTCCCAGCAAAAGATCTTGGCATTATAAAAGCCCTTACAGTAGAGGATAAGAAACCCACATTAAAAGAAATTTTATCTAAGGCAGAAAAGTGGCGACCGTATCGAGCATATGCCGCACTATGTTTATGGAAATATGCCAGTAGAAAGGAGTAA
- a CDS encoding RNA polymerase sigma factor produces the protein MNKQLVKKAQKGNKEALAQLFLSVQDESYKIAYSYLRHEQDSMDAVCTAIEKALMTIKNLKKAKYFRTWFIRIVINEAKMYIRKQSKVIYLQDDVLEVQTNRTSKICELQQKELAMDIKEALDNLPETDRSMVYMKYYLEYSFREIGEIYQMPESTIKTKVYNALEKLRGAMVNPKVI, from the coding sequence TTAGCCCAACTGTTTTTAAGTGTACAAGATGAAAGCTATAAAATAGCATATAGCTATCTAAGACATGAGCAAGATAGTATGGATGCGGTATGTACTGCTATTGAAAAAGCCCTTATGACCATTAAAAACCTTAAGAAAGCAAAGTACTTCAGAACTTGGTTTATACGCATTGTAATCAATGAAGCTAAGATGTATATTCGCAAGCAGAGTAAAGTCATCTATTTACAAGATGATGTGTTGGAAGTACAAACCAATAGAACAAGTAAAATATGTGAATTGCAACAAAAAGAATTGGCTATGGACATTAAAGAAGCCTTAGATAATCTACCAGAAACAGACAGGAGTATGGTGTATATGAAATATTATTTAGAATACTCTTTTAGAGAAATTGGGGAGATTTATCAGATGCCTGAGAGTACGATAAAAACAAAAGTATACAATGCCTTAGAAAAATTGCGAGGAGCCATGGTAAACCCTAAGGTAATATAA